DNA from Methanobrevibacter sp.:
ATCATAGCTGACCTCAAAGAATGGTGAGAGAATATTGTATTTCGGATGGATTTCAAGGATATTGCCATTGCAGACAACATTTATTATTCCCTGATCGTTGTGATGTACTTCTCCATCGTTTTTTATGATTAAATCCAAGAATTTCCTTTCTAAATCATCATCACGCCATTTCTTAAGGTTTATTAATAAAACTCCTGCATTGAAATGCTCTCCATCTGGTGGGAGCCCTAGAAAAATGTTGTTGAATTTCGGTCCCATGTCTGTAACTGCTGCACAGTCATAATCGGAAATGTCCATATCATACAATTCCTTAAATGATCCTGTTATTACTGCGTCACAGTCGAGATATAATATTTTATCGATTGAATCATCCAATAAAGAAGGAGCGAATAAGCGTGCGTATGTGCTTAATGGTCTTGTGGCCTTGATGTCAATACCCAAAACTTCATCAATGTCATCATATTTTACATATTCCAATAGATTGACATCAAATTCATCACAGATTTGTTGAATTTTATTTTTATTAGTATCTGA
Protein-coding regions in this window:
- a CDS encoding glycosyltransferase family 8 protein, with product MNVLLASDDNYAPLLGITIYSFLENNYKEFDEINMYILDGGISDTNKNKIQQICDEFDVNLLEYVKYDDIDEVLGIDIKATRPLSTYARLFAPSLLDDSIDKILYLDCDAVITGSFKELYDMDISDYDCAAVTDMGPKFNNIFLGLPPDGEHFNAGVLLINLKKWRDDDLERKFLDLIIKNDGEVHHNDQGIINVVCNGNILEIHPKYNILSPFFEVSYDDVLKWNGRDEFYSPQIVQEAVDNPVFIHLTQFVNGRPWFTNAENHPLRPIFDEYAKKTPFTEDEIYIEDHRHWKGKLLSFTYKFLPFSWICKMFEAYRYYLVKTNKKEVR